Proteins encoded in a region of the Anopheles ziemanni chromosome 2, idAnoZiCoDA_A2_x.2, whole genome shotgun sequence genome:
- the LOC131281779 gene encoding 27 kDa hemolymph protein-like codes for MGKFLMLAALGVLALFAVTSAMPQPGSDSSSEESAETREFMEEIRTMCRNNSGSDEAYVALMEAFQSAMMCAMTSIDLDSFMSDAYTLSNETRSTFFPKYCPQLKRAGTCLDDLLKAARPCLEEDDFTIVKALTGIFPDAVDLICKNDGEIIFKLDEPKYQECVDKLSDNVMECVVPFAAESEDWDISHLTQTQCGTLSGLRQCIEGKLNVCKAPDLISVYDLFHNMLFRMTPCRNYVTGVEKTKVTEIDNNAINEV; via the exons ATGGGCAAATTCTTGATGTTGGCTGCGCTAGGCGTCCTGGCGCTTTTCGCAG TGACGAGTGCGATGCCACAACCTGGCTCCGACTCGTCTTCGGAGGAGTCAGCCGAGACTCGTGAATTTATGGAGGAGATCCGTACGATGTGCCGTAACAACAGTGGGTCAGATGAGGCCTACGTTGCCCTGATGGAGGCGTTTCAGTCGGCGATGATGTGCGCGATGACTTCGATCGACTTGGATAGCTTCATGTCGGACGCCTATACGCTATCTAACGAGACTCGCAGCACATTCTTCCCAAA GTATTGTCCACAGCTGAAGAGAGCTGGTACGTGTCTAGACGATCTGCTGAAGGCTGCCAGACCCTGCTTGGAGGAAGATGATTTCACCATCGTCAAGGCGCTAACGGGCATCTTCCCAGATGCGGTTGATctgatttgcaaaaatgatgGCGAAATAATTTTCA AGCTGGATGAGCCAAAATACCAAGAATGTGTCGATAAACTGAGTGACAACGTGATGGAGTGTGTGGTACCGTTTGCTGCCGAAAGTGAGGACTGGGACATTTCACACCTGACGCAAACTCAATGCGG AACCTTATCCGGACTGAGACAGTGCATCGAGGGTAAGCTGAACGTTTGCAAGGCCCCGGACCTAATCAGCGTGTACGATCTGTTCCACAACATGCTGTTCCGCATGACTCCGTGCCGTAAT TATGTAACCGGTGTGGAGAAGACGAAAGTGACGGAGATTGATAACAATGCAATCAACGAAGTTTAA
- the LOC131294442 gene encoding 27 kDa hemolymph protein-like — protein MAKFLMLAALGVLALLAVACAMPQADYDSSSEESAETGAFMRELMVLRTMCRNNTGSDEAYVALAEAIQTALRCAGTSFDFESFVSDIDMLSDETRTTFFSKYCPQLKRVGSCLDDLVKAARPCLKEDDFTIVKSLTGIFPDAVDLICKNDGEMIFKYEEPEYQECLKKLSDNVTECTVSFAAEREYWDISHLTQTQCGTLSGLRQCIEGKLNVCQTPDLMSVYDLFHNTLFRMTPCRNHVSNVEKTKVTEVDNNTINEI, from the exons ATGGCCAAATTCTTAATGTTGGCAGCGCTGGGCGTCCTGGCGCTTTTGGCAG TGGCGTGTGCGATGCCACAAGCTGACTACGACTCGTCTTCGGAGGAGTCGGCCGAAACCGGAGCATTTATGCGGGAGCTGATGGTACTCCGTACGATGTGCCGAAACAACACTGGCTCTGATGAGGCCTACGTTGCTCTGGCGGAGGCGATTCAGACGGCGTTGCGGTGCGCGGGGACTTCGTTCGACTTCGAAAGCTTCGTGTCGGACATCGATATGCTATCTGACGAGACTCGGACCACATTCTTCTCAAA GTACTGCCCACAGCTAAAGAGAGTTGGTTCGTGTCTAGACGATCTGGTGAAGGCCGCCAGACCCTGCTTGAAGGAAGATGATTTCACGATCGTCAAGTCGTTGACGGGTATTTTCCCAGATGCGGTTGATctgatttgcaaaaatgatgGCGAAATGATCTTCA AGTACGAGGAGCCAGAATACCAGGAGTGTCTTAAAAAACTGAGTGACAACGTGACGGAGTGTACTGTATCGTTTGCTGCCGAAAGGGAATACTGGGACATTTCACACCTGACGCAAACTCAATGCGG AACCTTATCCGGACTGAGACAGTGCATCGAGGGTAAGCTGAACGTTTGCCAAACCCCGGACCTAATGAGCGTGTACGATCTGTTCCACAACACGCTATTCCGCATGACTCCGTGCCGTAAT CATGTGAGCAATGTGGAGAAGACGAAAGTGACGGAGGTTGATAACAATACAATCAACGAAATTTAG
- the LOC131294441 gene encoding 27 kDa hemolymph protein-like, which translates to MEKFSLLAALGVLALLAVARAMPQPGSDSSSEESVETDRNRTKQHVVALRTMCRKNTGSEMAFVFLAVAMQTALSCAETAFDGESFMSDIDTLSNETRTEFFSTYCPQLKGVGLCLDDLVKAARPCLEEDDFTIVKALTGVFPDAVDLICKNDGEIIFQYDGPEYEECFVKLVDHVSECAVPFAAEKEYWDISHLTQTQCGTLSGLRQCIDDKLNVCKAPDLMNVYDLFHNKLFRMTPCHSYVSDVEKTKVTEIDNNAINEV; encoded by the exons atggaaaaattCTCGTTGTTGGCTGCGCTGGGCGTCCTGGCGCTTTTGGCAG TGGCTCGTGCGATGCCACAACCTGGCTCCGATTCGTCTTCAGAGGAATCGGTCGAAACCGATAGAAACCGGACAAAGCAACATGTGGTGGCACTCCGTACGATGTGTCGAAAAAACACTGGCTCAGAAATGGCCTTCGTTTTCCTGGCGGTGGCGATGCAGACGGCGTTGAGCTGCGCGGAGACTGCGTTCGACGGGGAAAGCTTCATGTCGGACATCGATACACTATCGAACGAGACTCGCACCGAATTCTTCTCAAC GTACTGCCCACAGCTGAAGGGAGTTGGTTTGTGTCTAGACGATCTAGTGAAGGCCGCCAGGCCCTGCTTGGAGGAAGATGATTTCACCATCGTCAAGGCGCTGACTGGCGTCTTCCCAGACGCGGTTGATctgatttgcaaaaatgatgGCGAAATAATCTTCC AGTACGATGGGCCAGAATACGAGGAGTGTTTCGTAAAACTGGTTGACCACGTGAGTGAGTGTGCGGTACCGTTTGCTGCCGAAAAGGAGTACTGGGACATTTCACACCTGACGCAAACTCAATGCGG AACCTTATCCGGACTGAGACAGTGCATCGACGATAAGCTAAACGTTTGCAAGGCCCCGGACCTAATGAACGTGTACGATCTGTTCCACAACAAGCTGTTCCGCATGACTCCGTGTCATAGT TATGTGAGCGATGTGGAGAAGACGAAAGTGACGGAGATTGATAACAATGCAATCAACGAAGTTTAA